tatcatatcattgttctcgggctagtttcatgacattgtgagcccgtgagtgagactaGAGAGATGATgtctgagtaaggccgagggcctgagtgagagtgatattatgggattgggctgcaagCCGCAACATGTTATATTGATTATACTTTTTGGATCAGGCTGTGCACTACAGCGATATAGTGTTTGGGCTGAaggaacccctccggagtctgcacacccctagtgagcgcagtagactatgtatatgtatatggatcagaTTGTATGCCACAACGAGCCTTACggctatatgtatatggatcgggttgcacaccgcaacaagccttatggctatatatatgtAGATCAGATTGTACGCCGCAGCAAGTATTGTATGgtgctgagtgattgagtgtgctgagtattgagcacGGTAAGAGAGAAATGCGAGACAGTGAGATTGCGTACTCTGAGAGAGTGAATACACGAGTTCATCACTGAGAGGCATTGCATTTTACATGCCtacttgagatacatgcatagagatgcattttttttTGCTGCCCggttggtgacattcatgattttacatgtatCTTGACATATAgtcatagagatgtactttcctcatgctatctgaaaatgaaacatttacctgATGAAAAGTTTTTGGGAAAAAGTTACAGTTTTCAAACATACTCATGTTTTTGACGATTTCGGTAAAAGATTTCTATTTTCACTGATACACTTGAAAACAGAGGTGGCCCTTCCgtaaagcaagtaaagcaatcaatttaggccCCATATTTGTGGGGGGCCCACTTTGTTACACCTAATACATTATTTATAAGTTTAAAAAAGAGTTATGTAAAGTAAAAaagtttgatttttttctttaccaaatatagagaagaaggatttgcaactaCTATGATTTTTGCCAAGAAAATTGTATGTGAAATGAATATTGGGCCTGAATTTCGTAAGAAACatgtgatatataggaagtaacaatttgatacgaatgttgataatgaaatctcaaaatctttcgaagagtcCGTTAGAGTTGATTACATTTATACATAATAGACAAGGCTAtcttttcacttcaaaatagatttgaaaaTTTCGAAACATATTAATATATTTTTGGTTTTGTATTTGATAGTAAAAATCACTAGATgtggaaaatttgaaaaaatattgccttaatcttgaatgttccttaaagcataataatcagttagatattgatggtttagatttatttttgaattaaaagtattaagaaaaatagtacaattagaacataacagtttaattgatacacttaatcaaataaaaagatttaattcttttccaaatacctaaattgcttatggaataatgttCATAACTCATGTTGCCGTTGCTTCAgcggaaataagttttcaaaattaaaattaataaaattttacctaagaacaacaatatcacaagaaAGGTTAATAGATTAACTATATTATCAATTGAGAAATAtttattaggagttattgattataagatTATTAAGTACTTTGTATCTAAGAAAAGTtaaaaaatagacttcaaataaataataaaaaaattaaaaagttaaggcccctcataaaatttggctttaggccacaaaattcgTCGGGCCGCCCCTGCTTGAAAAGAGGAACTATTTCGGAAAAACTATGAAAaggctgagcattttatctctgagctACTTCTTTATTTACTTGCTTTAAACTGTTATGaactgctattggttattggtgttggacccgacctatatTCCAGCTCATCACAgctttcaacctaagtttaggtttgttacttattgagtacatagggtcggttgtactcaaaCTATACTTCCTGCACTTTGCATGCAGACTTCGGATGTCGATGTTGTTGTGTTCGCTGGGAGCTGAATTGgaagatgtacctgcattcctgttgtagctgcctcttgttcatggtagccttagaattTTAAAACTCTGTACGGATGATGTTtttacttcatatcagctttgtaaactctattcttagaagctcatgattgtGCTACCAATCCTTggggaaatgtataagattcagataacttctttgtttaattgtcttattaatattattaaacaAGAATAGTTATTAATTGACTTACCTAGCTGGTtggattaggtgccatcacgattaaTTGGCTTAAACATGAATTTGTTCTTTTGGAACTTTTGAGGGAGCTAACATTTTTCTAGTCTTATTGGTTGAAGTTTGGTGGCTAATTTTCTGCTTCATTAGAGTATTAATTTGATTAAACAAGTATATATTATGGCCACTAAATTGATCAAATATATTTttctatatctaaattatttattctTGTATGTAATGGTAATCATAGTAATATTCAAAAGGTTAATTCATTTCATACTAGTTTATATCATTACCCTCGCCAGTTTCCAATTATTTAGTTTAGATTGGTATTATTATATAATTATTTTCCTCTGTGGATTGTGTTCCACCATTTTACAACATTAGTAGTAAGAAGAAATAGTAAAATTTATTGCAAAGCTAAAACAAAATCAAACAATTTTGATCAAGAGTTTCCAAGAACATGCTTAACATGCCAGAAGTGGAATCTTGATCTTGTGTAGCATCCCTACGACATCTTTCATGTCAATCCTTCTTGCAGGATATTCAACATAGCAATCTAGTGCCACTTTCATGATCGATGCCACACAATCTAGCTTCTTGTTTAAGTGATTATCATGTGATGTTACTAAGTTGGCATCTACGACATCCACTATTGCCTCTGGGAGTGAATAACTCACCCATTGCTTCAAGCTAAGATCCCCATCGAACATTTCATCATTAGGCTTTCTCCTTGTAAACATTTCCAACAACATGATCCTGTAACAATAGACATCACATTTTGTTGACACCAATCCATCCGGTCCATACTCTATACAatcaaacaatttttaaaatgtAATATTTATTggtaaaaaaagaaaggaaaatcaaTGTTCAAAGCAAAATAAAGCGACGTACCTGGTGCAATATAACCCAATGTTGCTAAGATTTTAGTGTATAAATCACTCTCCTCCTCACCAAGCAGTTTTGAAATACCAAAGTCGCTAAGGTGGGCCACCATATTCTCATCCAATAAGACGTTACTAGGCTTCAGATCACAATGAATCACGGGCGATGAGCACTCATAGTGGAGATATTCCAATGCACATACCACGTCTATCATAATGTTCAGTCTCTGCATGATGTCTAAGAAGTAGTTGTGTGAATACAACCACTTATCAAGGCTTCCATAGGGCATGTACTCTAGTACTAAAGCCTTAAAATCAAGATTGGAACAACTAATGATAAATTTTACGAGATTCCTATGGCGGAGGTTGCGCAAAACTTCACATTCTGTATCAAAACTCTTGAATGCTGCTTCCAATTGCAGATTGGACACCTTAACTGCAATAGGAGTCCTACTTCTGAGAATGCCTTTATAGACAGAGCCAAAACTCCCAAAACCAATCAGATTACTCTTGTTAAGTGCATCAGTTGCTTGAAGCAATTCATAATCTGAAATTCTTTCTCTTGTTGCAATATACAATGAAGGAGCTTGTTGAGGAGATCTTTTACCTTTTCTATACCTTATCCATACAAGCACAAAGGTGATAGGAATAAATACCAGTGCAATTCCCAGTGGAAGAAATAGAAGTAGCATTCTGTTACTATTTGATTTATGCTTTAAAGAAGTGGGGCATGGCGGGACACTAAATCTTTTCGAACCACATAATGCTTCGTTGAAGAGAAAAAAATGAGTTGAGAGGTTCTTGAAAGGACCACCAGAGGGGATTTCACCATACAACTTGTTATAAGAGACATTGAAATACTTCAGGTATTGAAGTTTCTCAAAAGACATAGGAATGGTTCCTCAATATTATTATGATAAAGGTCTAGGAGTTCTAAACCTACCATGTTGCTCATTGAGTCAGGTTTAGATCTGTGCAACTTGTTGTGTCTCAAAGAAAGGTTCACCAGATTTTGCAAGCCTCTGATTTCTCTAGGAATGCTATTTGAAAATTGATTCATTGACATATCCATCTGTGTCAAAGCCTTTAGATTTTCAATTTCTGGAGGTAACCGCCCAAGTTATTTGACGATAAGTTAAGAACTATTAGATCTTTAAGGTTCCACAAGCTTGCTGGTATATAGGGACTCAATTTATTGGAACCCATATGTATCTCCCTAATGGAAGTAACGTTCCCTAAACAATTAGGAAGTGATCCTAAAAGGTGATTTTGGCTCAAGTATATGCTACCCAATCGCGGCAATTTATAGAGGTTATCACCAATAAATCCTGTAAGTTTGTTGTCAATCAAGAACAAGCATTGAAGGTTTCTCAAGTTGCCAATTGATGTGGGAATTGATCCAACCAAGTCATTTCCAAAAATATCAAAGTCAAATAAGCTGCTTAAGTTCCCAACTTCATTTGGAATTCTCCCTTTAATTTTGCAACCACTGGCCAAAAATATTGTAAGAGATGTAGAAAGGTTATCTATGAAAAGTGGAAGCATGCCATTTAGAGGGTTCAAATTTAGAGAAAGAGTTGTCAAATTTTTGCAATTGGTTAAGGAAGTGAGTAAGATTAGCGAT
This genomic stretch from Nicotiana sylvestris chromosome 9, ASM39365v2, whole genome shotgun sequence harbors:
- the LOC104232913 gene encoding probable LRR receptor-like serine/threonine-protein kinase At3g47570 isoform X1, translating into MSFEKLQYLKYFNVSYNKLYGEIPSGGPFKNLSTHFFLFNEALCGSKRFSVPPCPTSLKHKSNSNRMLLLFLPLGIALVFIPITFVLVWIRYRKGKRSPQQAPSLYIATRERISDYELLQATDALNKSNLIGFGSFGSVYKGILRSRTPIAVKVSNLQLEAAFKSFDTECEVLRNLRHRNLVKFIISCSNLDFKALVLEYMPYGSLDKWLYSHNYFLDIMQRLNIMIDVVCALEYLHYECSSPVIHCDLKPSNVLLDENMVAHLSDFGISKLLGEEESDLYTKILATLGYIAPEYGPDGLVSTKCDVYCYRIMLLEMFTRRKPNDEMFDGDLSLKQWVSYSLPEAIVDVVDANLVTSHDNHLNKKLDCVASIMKVALDCYVEYPARRIDMKDVVGMLHKIKIPLLAC
- the LOC104232913 gene encoding probable LRR receptor-like serine/threonine-protein kinase At3g47570 isoform X2, encoding MSFEKLQYLKYFNVSYNKLYGEIPSGGPFKNLSTHFFLFNEALCGSKRFSVPPCPTSLKHKSNSNRMLLLFLPLGIALVFIPITFVLVWIRYRKGKRSPQQAPSLYIATRERISDYELLQATDALNKSNLIGFGSFGSVYKGILRSRTPIAVKVSNLQLEAAFKSFDTECEVLRNLRHRNLVKFIISCSNLDFKALVLEYMPYGSLDKWLYSHNYFLDIMQRLNIMIDVVCALEYLHYECSSPVIHCDLKPSNVLLDENMVAHLSDFGISKLLGEEESDLYTKILATLGYIAPGSCCWKCLQGESLMMKCSMGILA